A region from the Panicum hallii strain FIL2 chromosome 1, PHallii_v3.1, whole genome shotgun sequence genome encodes:
- the LOC112897990 gene encoding wall-associated receptor kinase 2-like, with protein MSSVAAILTGMQLLVMCFMGAAPRVPWLVSGVADDGGRGGILSIPSAASLAHCPTRCGEAGISYPFGTAPGCFRQGFELTCDHSTRLFLTNNTTEILAADVNSAYASIAFNITLTPGKTTYTGSWESPAEGLNIDFGSYMYVVGCDIEVVLFDSGTNLTIGSCISMCLDNKALMGKVDVAVHGQCNGLGCCSIGLSAYMRGFRFTLSRRRDGVKTRSRSSDAEPSIVKVFLTEQDYFFDTRDLYSSWIIGNFPVKLIVFITDQPSCEVASANKGTYACSPGSSCGMRKSGAGYSCYCNDDPTSVGGNNPYILDGCIEGYNPNPRGNCTRWCGNMSIPFPFGLEEGCFAHEKFRLACVDNKFTVLDHVLDRRAKYHITNLSVEGGYLDIAGMLNDSSSSDDGLAMAHTINGFSEFSQEFDIRMRWAVTNLTCRSASQRPATYACISAYSECINVTHGMQYVGYRCKCLNGFYGNPYVPDGCKDIDECIEQPNDCNGVCYNTPGGYYCTNCTHGKVYEPTNGKCVTSAKQHNLLLGITIGIGCGLGSIIIALCAIILVNKWKKGIQKKIRRAYFKKNQGLLLQQLISNENTTNKTKIFSLEELEKATNNFDTTRVIGCGGHGTVYKGILSDQNVVAIKISKIVEQNEINQFINEVAILSQIIHRNVVKLFGCCLETEVPLLVYEFISNGTLYDLLHANVNAKCLLSWDDRIRIAVEAAGALAYLHSAATIPIYHRDVKSSNILLDATFTTKVSDFGASRSISLDESHVVTIIQGTFGYLDPEYYNTSQLTEKSDVYSFGVILVELLTRKKPIFINRSGMKQSLSHYFVEGLQEGDLMEIIDPQIVEGAEQGEIHDIASLAQACLKTKGAERPTMKEVEMRLQFLRTKRMRKIHHFPEINGEIELLFCPQARNSDTQLHLVNATTRLPSEETSRGYSLEKEFASSISLPQPRERICILNQFATLTIAYAWSITEAVAVLETPELLSIFHREIFFSVAESFPLIGMQKYQTFASDWALYLREKDSLVVQTKRGVFFRV; from the exons ATGAGCTCTGTGGCGGCAATACTCACTGGCATGCAGCTCTTGGTGATGTGCTTCATGGGTGCTGCGCCGCGAGTGCCCTGGCTCGTTTCTGGAGTCGCCGACGACGGCGGCCGAGGAGGGATCCTGTCTATCCCTTCCGCGGCCTCCCTGGCGCACTGTCCCACTAGGTGCGGAGAGGCCGGCATCTCCTACCCGTTCGGGACCGCGCCCGGCTGCTTCCGGCAAGGCTTCGAGCTCACCTGCGACCACAGCACCAGGCTCTTCTTGACCAACAACACCACTGAGATCCTTGCCGCGGACGTCAACTCGGCCTATGCTTCGATCGCCTTCAACATCACCTTGACGCCAGGCAAGACCACCTACACCGGGTCATGGGAGTCGCCTGCCGAGGGCTTGAACATCGATTTTGGCAGCTACATGTATGTTGTTGGCTGCGACATCGAGGTCGTCCTGTTCGATTCTGGGACGAACCTGACCATTGGTTCTTGCATAAGTATGTGCTTAGACAACAAGGCCCTCATGGGTAAAGTGGACGTAGCTGTGCATGGGCAGTGCAACGGCTTGGGCTGCTGCAGCATCGGTTTGTCGGCATATATGAGAGGCTTCCGCTTCACGCTGTCCCGCAGGCGGGACGGCGTCAAAACACGATCACGATCATCAGATGCAGAGCCCTCCATCGTCAAGGTTTTCTTAACGGAACAAGATTATTTCTTTGACACCAGAGACCTCTACTCGAGCTGGATAATCGGGAATTTTCCGGTAAAGCTGATAGTTTTCATCACGGACCAGCCAAGTTGTGAAGTCGCATCTGCAAATAAAGGAACATATGCATGCAGCCCTGGTAGCTCATGCGGGATGCGAAAGTCGGGGGCAGGTTACTCCTGCTACTGCAATGATGATCCTACTAGCGTAGGGGGCAATAATCCCTACATTTTGGATGGCTGCATCGAAG GTTACAATCCCAATCCTAGGGGAAATTGTACGAGGTGGTGCGGAAACATGTCCATCCCTTTCCCTTTTGGGTTGGAAGAAGGTTGCTTTGCTCATGAGAAATTCCGGCTTGCTTGTGTGGATAATAAGTTCACTGTTCTCGACCATGTTCTTGACCGCCGCGCAAAATATCATATCACCAATTTGTCGGTAGAAGGTGGATACTTGGATATAGCCGGCATGCTGAATGATTCGAGCAGCAGCGACGACGGGTTGGCAATGGCGCATACCATCAATGGTTTTAGTGAGTTCTCTCAAGAATTCGACATCCGGATGAGGTGGGCTGTCACCAACTTAACCTGCAGATCAGCCTCGCAAAGGCCCGCAACTTATGCATGCATCAGCGCCTACAGCGAGTGTATTAATGTCACCCATGGAATGCAATACGTAGGGTATCGCTGTAAGTGCTTGAATGGTTTTTATGGGAATCCATACGTCCCAGATGGTTGTAAAG ACATTGATGAGTGCATTGAGCAGCCAAATGATTGCAATGGAGTATGCTATAATACTCCAGGAGGATACTATTGTACAAATTGTACCCATGGTAAAGTATATGAGCCAACAAATGGGAAATGTGTCACATCAGCTAAGCAACACAATCTTCTGTTAG GTATTACAATCGGAATTGGCTGTGGTCTTGGCTCCATAATTATTGCACTTTGTGCAATTATACTTGTCAACAAGTGGAAGAAAGGCATACAAAAGAAGATTCGAAGAGCATACTTCAAGAAAAATCAAGGCCTACTATTACAGCAGCTAATCTCAAATGAAAACACCACAAACAAAACCAAGATATTCTCCCTAGAAGAACTAGAGAAAGCAACCAACAACTTCGATACTACTCGTGTTATTGGTTGTGGAGGACATGGCACGGTTTATAAAGGAATTCTATCTGATCAAAATGTGGTGGCAAtcaaaatatccaaaattgtGGAGCAAAATGAGATAAACCAGTTTATCAATGAGGTTGCTATCCTATCTCAAATCATCCATCGTAATGTGGTGAAGCTTTTCGGCTGTTGTTTGGAAACTGAAGTGCCCTTACTAGTATACGAGTTCATATCCAATGGTACACTATATGATCTTCTTCATGCCAATGTTAATGCTAAATGCTTGCTGTCATGGGATGATCGCATTAGAATAGCGGTAGAAGCAGCAGGAGCATTGGCTTATCTTCACTCGGCTGCTACAATACCAATATACCATAGAGATGTTAAATCTTCTAACATACTCTTAGATGCCACCTTCACTACAAAGGTTTCCGACTTTGGGGCTTCAAGATCCATTTCACTTGATGAGTCTCATGTGGTAACCATTATCCAAGGAACTTTCGGCTACTTAGATCCAGAGTATTATAACACCAGCCAACTAACCGAGAAGAGTGATGTCTATAGTTTTGGAGTGATACTTGTGGAACTTTTAACAAGAAAGAAGCCGATTTTTATCAACCGTTCTGGCATGAAACAAAGCTTATCACATTACTTCGTTGAAGGACTTCAAGAAGGTGATCTTATGGAAATAATAGATCCACAGATTGTGGAAGGAGCGGAGCAAGGAGAAATTCATGATATTGCTTCACTCGCACAAGCATGCCTAAAGACCAAAGGAGCAGAAAGACCAACTATGAAAGAAGTTGAGATGAGATTGCAGTTCCTAAGAACTAAGAGGATGAGGAAAATACACCATTTTCCAGAAATTAATGGTGAGATTGAGCTTTTGTTCTGCCCACAAGCTAGAAACTCTGACACACAGCTTCACCTTGTAAATGCTACTACCCGTTTGCCTTCTGAAGAGACCTCTCGGGGCTACAGCCTAGAGAAAGAATTTGCATCCTCAATCAGTTTGCCCCAGCCTAGAGAAAGAATTTGCATCCTCAATCAGTTTGCCACGCTAACTATAGCATACGCATGGTCAATAACAGAGGCGGTTGCTGTCTTGGAAACACCTGAGCTGCTGTCTATTTTCCACAGAGAAATAT
- the LOC112902943 gene encoding la protein 1-like encodes MAAPAAAPLDEANAKSVLRQVEFYFSDSNLPRDKFLREKVEQSDDGLVSLALICSFSRMKSHLGLDAAVKPETVPEETVLAVAEVLRRSPVLRVSEDGKKIGRASELLKPDEIIEQVDSRTVAASPLPYNVKLEDVQSFFAQYAKVNSVRLPRHIANKKHFCGTALVEFSEEEEAKKVLENSLVFAGANLEIRPKKEFDAEQEYKKEEHKKAHPVKDSQDEGYPKGLIVAFKLEKTMADSVVQQNSVDKVDDSATKLETSSSTVNPSGEASEEKIAESSDSNEEKSSEIMTKEKEVNISEATESEKCIGDALVESEKHGDSESGNLKNPISREDLKAALNKFGTVRYVDFSIGDDSGYLRFEDSKAAEKARMAAVLADEGGLIIKDHIITLEPVTGEAEKDYWSTIRGIQEKYKDNRSYKGRAAKNYRGGKQFSGKRGRNPDSEKNPNKAQKVEAAT; translated from the exons ATGGCCgcccccgctgccgcgccgctcgACGAGGCCAATGCGAAGAGCGTCCTCCGCCAG GTGGAGTTCTACTTCAGCGACAGCAACCTCCCCCGCGACAAGTTCCTGCGGGAGAAGGTCGAGCAGAGCGACGATGGCC TGGTGAGCTTGGCCTTGATATGTTCCTTCTCGCGGATGAAGTCCCACCTGGGGCTCGACGCCGCTGTCAAGCCTGAGACTGTGCCGGAGGAGACTGTGCTCGCGGTGGCTGAGGTGCTTCGGCGTTCTCCGGTGCTCCGTGTATCAGAGGATG GAAAGAAGATTGGTAGAGCAAGTGAACTGCTGAAGCCAGATGAGATTATAGAGCAAGTGGATTCTAGGACAGTGGCTGCGTCGCCATTGCCTTACAATGTAAAGCTAGAAGACGTCCAATCATTCTTCGCACAATATGCAAAG GTGAACAGTGTGAGACTACCACGCCATATTGCAAACAAAAAACACTTCTGTGGCACTGCTCTAGTCGAGTTTTCTGAAGAAGAGGAAGCAAAAAAGGTTTTGGAGAATAGTTTGGTTTTTGCTGGGGCAAACCTGGAAATAAGACCAAA GAAGGAATTTGATGCTGAACAGGAATATAAAAAAGAAGAACACAAAAAGGCGCACCCTGTCAAGGATAGTCAGGATGAAGG CTATCCAAAAGGTCTAATTGTGGCCTTCAAATTGGAGAAGACTATGGCTGATTCTGTGGTTCAACAAAATAGCGTGGACAAAGTGGATGACTCAGCCACCAAATTGGAAACTTCCAGTTCAACGGTGAATCCATCAGGCGAGGCATCTGAGGAGAAGATTGCTGAGAGCAGTGATTCAAATGAAGAGAAGTCATCGGAGATCATGACCAAAGAGAAAGAGGTAAACATTAGTGAAGCTACGGAATCTGAGAAGTGCATTGGTGATGCCTTGGTAGAAAGCGAAAAGCATGGAGATAGTGAGTCTGGCAATTTGAAGAATCCAATCTCGAGGGAGGATCTAAAAGCAGCACTCAACAAATTTGGAACTGTTCGG TATGTGGACTTCAGCATCGGGGATGATTCAGGATACCTTCGTTTTGAAGATTCTAAGGCGGCTGAAAAGGCTCGCATGGCTGCTGTACTAGCCGATGAAGGTGGTTTGATAATAAAAGACCACATTATTACTTTGGAGCCTGTGACTG GTGAAGCTGAGAAGGATTATTGGAGCACAATTCGTGGCATTCAAGAGAAATACAAGGACAATAGAAGCTACAAAGGAAG GGCCGCAAAGAACTACAGAGGAGGAAAGCAGTTCAGCGGGAAGCGTGGTAGAAACCCCGATTCTGAGAAGAATCCTAACAAGGCCCAGAAGGTCGAAGCTGCCACGTGA
- the LOC112889288 gene encoding zinc finger protein CONSTANS-LIKE 3-like translates to MDAAAELEQKPAVGYWAVAGARPCDACAAEPARLHCRADGAFLCPGCDARAHGAGSRHARVWLCEVCEHAPAAVTCRADAAALCAACDADIHSANPLARRHERLPVAPFFGALADAPQPFPSPAFAAAGAQSQGDAAADDDGSNEAEAASWLLPEPDNSHEDSAAATDAFFADSDAYLGVDLDFARSMDGIKAIGVPVAPPELDIASSGFYYPEHCMNHSVSSSEVAVVPDALAGGVPAAPAAPVASRGKEREARLMRYREKRKNRRFDKTIRYASRKAYAETRPRIKGRFAKRCSAEAEGEDDALLEHEEGACFSPAVSAPAASDGVVPSFC, encoded by the exons ATGGACGCCGCGGCAGAGCTGGAGCAGAAGCCGGCGGTGGGGTACTGGGCCGTGGCCGGCGCGCGGCCCTGCGACGCGTGCGCCGCGGAGCCGGCGCGGCTGCACTGCCGCGCGGACGGCGCGTTCCTGTGCCCCGGGTgcgacgcccgcgcgcacgGCGCCGGGTCGCGCCACGCGCGCGTCTGGCTCTGCGAGGTCTGCGAGcacgcccccgccgccgtcaCGTGccgcgccgacgccgccgcgctcTGCGCGGCCTGCGATGCCGACATCCACTCGGCCAACCCGCTCGCGCGCCGCCACGAGCGGCTCCCCGTCGCGCCCTTCTTCGGCGCGCTCGCCGACGCGCCGCAGCCGTTCCCGTCCCCGGCCTTCGCCGCCGCGGGGGCCCAATCCCAGGGGGACGCGGCGGCGGACGACGACGGGAGCAACGAGGCCGAGGCCGCCTCGTGGCTCCTCCCCGAGCCCGACAACAGCcacgaggacagcgccgccgccaccgacgcCTTCTTCGCAGACTCCGACGCGTACCTCGGCGTCGACCTGGACTTCGCCCGGTCCATGgacggcatcaaggccatcggCGTCCCGGTCGCGCCGCCCGAGCTGGACATCGCCTCCAGCGGATTCTACTACCCCGAACACTGCATGAACCACAGC GTCTCGTCGTCGGAGGTGGCGGTTGTGCCCGACGCGCTGGCGGGCGGCGTCCCGGCAGCGCCGGCCGCGCCGGTGGCGAGCCGGGGGAAGGAGCGGGAGGCGCGTCTGATGCGGTACCGCGAGAAGCGCAAGAACCGGCGGTTCGACAAGACCATCCGGTACGCGTCCCGCAAGGCGTACGCCGAGACGAGGCCGCGCATCAAGGGCCGCTTCGCCAAGCGCTGCTCCGCGGAGGCCGAGGGCGAGGACGATGCGCTGCTGGAGCACGAGGAAGGGGCGTGCTTCTCGCCCGCGGTGTCGGCGCCCGCGGCCTCGGACGGCGTCGTCCCGTCCTTCTGCTGA
- the LOC112903070 gene encoding uncharacterized protein LOC112903070 isoform X1 has product MFAWNTVGQRLCARRILCFLRARCLQGAAHQLEKGTAVFFDVSHLGHLARSARWDELTSYVGRFMPFHSGPPSPQASRFLRCLHVYTVLGRIAAGGKHAEGVRTMFPLLDAAAAAANPRTAALHAFFHRVLQSPPRDFADLMRIWAVAAERLKDLALECPELKGKLHLPNTAPKSWQINLSGVPRPVLRPYTKKVNKQKARDLACLIEEKRQEILGNLSAVSSDETFDSMRYGMQVAPAPPLVQTAPGVDATAAAGTLGRGDGSREEAGEDASKWEKKRKMSSTATPEMTQDASSTPSTRSMKVARKD; this is encoded by the exons ATGTTCGCTTGGAACACCGTCGGCCAGAGGCTCTGCGCCCGCCGCATCCTCTGCTTCCTCAGAGCCCGCTGCCTTCAAGGCGCCGCCCATCA GCTGGAGAAGGGTACGGCGGTGTTCTTCGATGTGTCCCACCTCGGGCACCTGGCCAGATCCGCGCGCTGGGACGAGCTCACCTCCTACGTCGGccgtttcatgcccttccactCGGGGCCGCCATCTCCTCAGGCCTCGAGATTCTTGCGCTGCCTCCACGTCTATACCGTGCTCGGCAGGATCGCTGCCGGCGGCAAGCACGCGGAAGGCGTCCGCACTATGTTCCCGCTcctcgacgccgccgcggccgcggccaatCCCCGAACGGCCGCTTTGCACGCCTTCTTCCACCGCGTGCTACAAAGCCCACCCAG AGATTTCGCTGATCTGATGCGGATCTGGGCGGTGGCCGCAGAAAGGCTAAAGGATTTGGCCCTTGAGTGCCCAGAACTGAAAGGGAAGCTACACTTGCCAAACACTGCTCCAAAGTCTTGGCAGATTAATCTGTCTGG AGTGCCTCGGCCAGTTCTAAGGCCTTATACAAAGAAAGTCAATAAACAAAAAGCGCGTGATCTCGCTTGTTTAATTGAGGAAAAGAG ACAAGAGATACTAGGAAACCTTTCAG CGGTTTCCAGTGATGAAACCTTTGATTCTATGCGATATGGCATGCAAGTTGCACCAGCACCACCACTTGTTCAAA CAGCGCCAGGAGTGGATGCAACTGCTGCTGCAGGAACATTGGGACGAGGGGATGGGAGCCGCGAAGAAGCTGGAGAAGATGCAAGCAAGTGGGAGAAGAAGCGCAAGATGAGCTCGACTGCGACGCCAGAGATGACACAAGATGCCAGTAGCACGCCTAGTACAAGATCGATGAAGGTGGCTAGGAAAGATTAA
- the LOC112903070 gene encoding uncharacterized protein LOC112903070 isoform X2, whose amino-acid sequence MFAWNTVGQRLCARRILCFLRARCLQGAAHQLEKGTAVFFDVSHLGHLARSARWDELTSYVGRFMPFHSGPPSPQASRFLRCLHVYTVLGRIAAGGKHAEGVRTMFPLLDAAAAAANPRTAALHAFFHRVLQSPPRDFADLMRIWAVAAERLKDLALECPELKGKLHLPNTAPKSWQINLSGVPRPVLRPYTKKVNKQKARDLACLIEEKRQEILGNLSAVSSDETFDSMRYGMQVAPAPPLVQTPGVDATAAAGTLGRGDGSREEAGEDASKWEKKRKMSSTATPEMTQDASSTPSTRSMKVARKD is encoded by the exons ATGTTCGCTTGGAACACCGTCGGCCAGAGGCTCTGCGCCCGCCGCATCCTCTGCTTCCTCAGAGCCCGCTGCCTTCAAGGCGCCGCCCATCA GCTGGAGAAGGGTACGGCGGTGTTCTTCGATGTGTCCCACCTCGGGCACCTGGCCAGATCCGCGCGCTGGGACGAGCTCACCTCCTACGTCGGccgtttcatgcccttccactCGGGGCCGCCATCTCCTCAGGCCTCGAGATTCTTGCGCTGCCTCCACGTCTATACCGTGCTCGGCAGGATCGCTGCCGGCGGCAAGCACGCGGAAGGCGTCCGCACTATGTTCCCGCTcctcgacgccgccgcggccgcggccaatCCCCGAACGGCCGCTTTGCACGCCTTCTTCCACCGCGTGCTACAAAGCCCACCCAG AGATTTCGCTGATCTGATGCGGATCTGGGCGGTGGCCGCAGAAAGGCTAAAGGATTTGGCCCTTGAGTGCCCAGAACTGAAAGGGAAGCTACACTTGCCAAACACTGCTCCAAAGTCTTGGCAGATTAATCTGTCTGG AGTGCCTCGGCCAGTTCTAAGGCCTTATACAAAGAAAGTCAATAAACAAAAAGCGCGTGATCTCGCTTGTTTAATTGAGGAAAAGAG ACAAGAGATACTAGGAAACCTTTCAG CGGTTTCCAGTGATGAAACCTTTGATTCTATGCGATATGGCATGCAAGTTGCACCAGCACCACCACTTGTTCAAA CGCCAGGAGTGGATGCAACTGCTGCTGCAGGAACATTGGGACGAGGGGATGGGAGCCGCGAAGAAGCTGGAGAAGATGCAAGCAAGTGGGAGAAGAAGCGCAAGATGAGCTCGACTGCGACGCCAGAGATGACACAAGATGCCAGTAGCACGCCTAGTACAAGATCGATGAAGGTGGCTAGGAAAGATTAA
- the LOC112874702 gene encoding glutathione S-transferase T3-like → MVEEVEIQSWVELVENNVGSSELDADEFNFGVLPNEQTCTDATTDASPPLKIGNKNKKRTRNFSKQKDILLASAWLEVSMDPVQGVDQTRSTYWQRINEFCNMHKTFESDRNICSLTHRWGIIQGSVSRFCSWYSQVLRSNQSGVTEQDRIQQACVLHKDANSDKRSFGLMHYCNLLLQHAQKWKDLPCNSNNKKQKTSNTTNPRSATLGTHENRHVDEEEGPSHTSPRKGRPDDQKKEKER, encoded by the exons ATGGTTGAG GAGGTTGAAATACAAAGCTGGGTGGAATTGGTGGAGAACAATGTTGGAAGCAGTGAGCTTGATGCTGATGAGTTTAATTTTGGAGTATTGCCTAACGAACAAACATGTACAGATGCAACTACAGATGCTTCTCCCCCATTGAAGATAGGaaacaagaacaagaagagaacCAGAAATTTCAGCAAGCAGAAGGATATTTTGTTGGCATCGGCATGGTTAGAAGTAAGCATGGATCCCGTTCAAGGTGTTGATCAAACTCGCAGTACTTATTGGCAGCGAATTAATGAGTTCTGCAACATGCACAAGACCTTTGAATCTGATCGTAATATTTGTTCTCTCACACACCGTTGGGGTATCATTCAAGGAAGTGTTAGCAGATTTTGTTCATGGTATAGTCAAGTACTCCGTTCAAATCAAAGCGGTGTCACAGAGCAAGACAGG ATTCAACAAGCATGTGTGTTACACAAGGATGCAAACTCAGATAAGAGGTCATTTGGTTTAATGCATTATTGTAACCTTCTGCTGCAGCATGCCCAGAAGTGGAAGGACCTTCCTTGTAACAGCAACAACAAAAAACAGAAAACATCTAATACAACAAATCCAAGGTCAGCTACTCTTGGAACACATGAAAATCGCCatgttgatgaagaggaggGTCCAAGTCATACTTCACCAAGGAAAGGTAGGCCAGATGATcagaagaaggagaaagaaaggtga